The following are from one region of the Capsicum annuum cultivar UCD-10X-F1 chromosome 1, UCD10Xv1.1, whole genome shotgun sequence genome:
- the LOC107853801 gene encoding uncharacterized protein LOC107853801, which yields MRNWQELPHDLIATIAKRVKVSEDFIAFGAVCTSWRIAAIKENFDDALNSPQVPLLMLPDKGDGYREFYSLSKEKVSRVFLPEAKGLLGIFPLKGWLCTLSYTGEMNLLHPFSRTSIQLPSLNDLLTLSGDEWSWHGIDQAILSASPSDTSD from the coding sequence ATGAGGAATTGGCAAGAATTGCCTCACGATCTCATTGCTACGATAGCAAAGCGTGTTAAAGTATCGGAAGATTTCATTGCTTTTGGTGCTGTTTGTACTTCATGGCGAATTGCTGCCATAAAGGAAAATTTTGACGATGCGCTCAATTCACCCCAAGTTCCGTTGCTGATGCTGCCGGATAAAGGTGATGGTTATCGAGAATTTTACTCTCTTTCCAAGGAAAAAGTTTCACGCGTATTCCTCCCGGAAGCTAAAGGGCTGCTAGGTATTTTTCCATTGAAAGGGTGGCTGTGTACCCTGTCATACACGGGAGAGATGAACTTGTTGCATCCTTTCTCTCGCACAAGTATACAACTTCCCTCGCTAAATGACTTATTGACTTTAAGTGGCGATGAGTGGTCATGGCACGGGATAGATCAAGCTATTTTATCTGCTAGTCCTTCTGATACTTCAGATTAA